One window of the Allorhizobium ampelinum S4 genome contains the following:
- a CDS encoding acyloxyacyl hydrolase, with protein sequence MIALSSIKAPALTGLLLFTITTQSAFAGDTVFDELRFGAVTSIQGHEHGGAGEVTMLFDPFSRDSASGFLDSLARPRVHVGGEIGGDSLNNQIYAGFSWTTDIFSSKTFIEAGFGGVIHDGAIDEQHRNGPDLGCRVLFREYAALGYRINKTWSIMGQIEHASNADLCDPNDGMTRAGVMVGYKF encoded by the coding sequence ATGATTGCGCTGTCTTCGATAAAAGCACCGGCCTTGACCGGCCTTTTACTGTTTACGATCACCACCCAATCCGCATTTGCTGGCGACACTGTTTTTGACGAGTTGCGTTTCGGGGCCGTCACCTCGATCCAGGGCCATGAACATGGCGGGGCCGGTGAAGTCACCATGTTGTTCGACCCATTCTCCCGCGATTCCGCCTCCGGTTTCCTTGACAGCCTCGCACGGCCAAGGGTTCATGTCGGCGGAGAAATCGGTGGCGACAGCCTCAACAATCAGATCTATGCCGGCTTCAGCTGGACGACGGACATCTTCTCCTCCAAAACCTTTATCGAAGCAGGCTTTGGCGGCGTCATTCATGATGGCGCCATTGATGAGCAACACCGCAACGGCCCGGATCTTGGCTGCCGCGTGCTGTTTCGCGAATATGCGGCGCTCGGCTACCGCATCAACAAGACCTGGAGCATCATGGGGCAGATCGAGCACGCTTCAAACGCCGATCTCTGCGATCCAAATGATGGGATGACCCGGGCGGGCGTGATGGTCGGTTATAAATTCTGA
- a CDS encoding RBBP9/YdeN family alpha/beta hydrolase → MKASQAEILIVPGYTNSGPDHWQSRWEGKLSTARRVEQAEWAKPVREDWVKRLVEEVNRAEKPVVLVGHSLGVPTIVHAVPHFQRKVAGAFLVAPPDVANSAIRPRHLMTFGPYPRTPLPFPTLIVASRNDPFGTYDHAEDIAKAWGGLVVDAGEAGHLNAESGHGPWPEGTMVFAQFLSKLSAED, encoded by the coding sequence ATGAAGGCATCGCAAGCAGAAATTTTGATCGTTCCCGGCTATACCAATTCCGGGCCGGACCATTGGCAAAGCCGTTGGGAGGGCAAATTGTCCACCGCGCGCCGCGTTGAGCAGGCCGAATGGGCAAAGCCTGTCCGGGAAGATTGGGTGAAGCGGCTGGTGGAAGAGGTCAACCGTGCCGAAAAACCTGTCGTGCTGGTGGGCCACTCGCTGGGTGTGCCAACGATCGTGCATGCCGTGCCGCATTTCCAACGCAAGGTGGCCGGTGCCTTTCTCGTGGCGCCGCCGGACGTGGCCAATTCGGCAATCCGGCCCCGCCACCTGATGACGTTCGGTCCCTATCCCCGTACGCCCCTGCCTTTTCCAACACTGATCGTCGCCAGCCGCAACGATCCGTTTGGCACCTATGACCATGCCGAGGATATTGCAAAGGCTTGGGGAGGACTTGTCGTCGATGCAGGCGAGGCAGGCCATCTCAATGCCGAGTCCGGTCATGGTCCCTGGCCGGAAGGCACCATGGTGTTTGCTCAGTTTCTCAGCAAGCTTTCCGCCGAGGACTGA
- a CDS encoding GGDEF domain-containing protein: MKIFSANPDYRIVLYTILTVAQLSALVASIWSGWKRDHFPVRLVIIFMLLSYGFVMLMRIPLVMIWPVTEIGGVAQTPWVPVVTFILYVNSLGLGIGIFALSSHRSLMQYKHASEIDMLTGVLNRRAFYERAQSQMHKNAGVLALIDLDHFKYINDAHGHAGGDAALCAFGKTMIEQLDANMVFGRLGGEEFALFMPQMTGGEALSFCDGLRQSVARLTTPWRDATITMTISIGMHEVVKAGADLDAVSLRADAALYQAKDQGRDRCILSAAEEAVAQKPEEGMAAVIALTGAKPAAVPELS, from the coding sequence GTGAAGATTTTTTCCGCCAATCCGGATTACAGAATCGTCCTCTACACAATTTTGACTGTTGCGCAGCTCAGCGCTTTGGTCGCTTCGATTTGGTCCGGGTGGAAGCGTGACCATTTTCCAGTTCGCCTCGTCATTATCTTCATGCTGCTGTCCTACGGCTTCGTCATGTTGATGCGCATTCCGCTGGTGATGATCTGGCCGGTGACCGAGATTGGTGGCGTTGCCCAAACGCCATGGGTTCCGGTTGTTACCTTTATTTTATACGTCAACAGCCTTGGGCTGGGGATTGGCATTTTTGCGCTCAGCAGCCACCGAAGCCTCATGCAGTATAAGCATGCCTCCGAGATCGACATGCTGACCGGTGTTCTCAATCGCCGCGCTTTCTATGAGCGTGCCCAGTCACAAATGCACAAGAATGCCGGTGTTCTGGCGTTGATCGATCTCGATCATTTCAAATACATCAACGATGCGCATGGACATGCCGGAGGGGACGCAGCCTTGTGTGCCTTCGGGAAAACGATGATCGAGCAACTCGATGCGAACATGGTGTTTGGCCGGCTTGGCGGGGAAGAGTTTGCTTTGTTCATGCCGCAAATGACAGGTGGTGAAGCGCTGTCCTTTTGCGATGGGTTGCGGCAATCCGTTGCCCGGCTCACCACACCCTGGCGTGACGCGACAATCACCATGACCATCAGTATCGGCATGCATGAGGTGGTCAAAGCTGGCGCGGATCTGGATGCGGTGTCTCTTCGGGCGGATGCAGCGCTTTACCAGGCTAAGGATCAGGGACGGGATCGTTGTATTTTGAGCGCTGCGGAGGAAGCCGTGGCGCAGAAACCGGAGGAGGGGATGGCGGCCGTCATCGCGCTTACCGGTGCAAAACCAGCGGCGGTACCTGAACTATCGTGA
- the purC gene encoding phosphoribosylaminoimidazolesuccinocarboxamide synthase, with protein MNRRRRIYEGKAKILYEGPEPGTLIQFFKDDATAFNKKKHDVIDGKGVLNNRICEYVYTHLNKIGIPTHFIRRLNMREQLIKEVEIIPLEIVVRNVAAGSLSKRLGIEEGVVLPRSIIEFYYKSDALEDPIVSEEHITAFGWANPAELDDIMALAIRVNDFLSGLFLGIGIQLVDFKIECGRLYEGDMMRIVLADEISPDSCRLWDVETHEKLDKDRFRHDMGGLLEAYQEVARRLGIINENEPVRGTGPVLVK; from the coding sequence ATGAACCGTCGCCGCCGTATTTACGAAGGCAAGGCCAAGATCCTGTACGAGGGTCCTGAGCCGGGCACGCTGATCCAGTTTTTCAAGGATGATGCAACAGCCTTCAACAAGAAAAAGCATGATGTTATCGACGGCAAAGGCGTGTTGAACAATCGCATCTGCGAATATGTCTACACGCATCTGAACAAGATCGGCATTCCCACCCACTTCATCCGTCGCCTCAACATGCGTGAGCAGCTGATCAAGGAAGTGGAAATCATCCCGCTGGAAATCGTTGTGCGCAATGTCGCCGCCGGTTCCCTGTCCAAGCGTCTCGGCATCGAGGAAGGCGTGGTTCTGCCGCGCTCCATCATCGAATTCTATTACAAGTCCGATGCGCTGGAAGATCCGATCGTCTCGGAAGAGCATATCACCGCGTTTGGCTGGGCCAATCCGGCTGAGCTGGACGATATCATGGCACTGGCCATCCGCGTCAATGACTTCCTTTCCGGGCTTTTCCTCGGTATTGGCATTCAGCTGGTCGATTTCAAGATCGAATGCGGCCGCCTCTACGAAGGTGACATGATGCGCATCGTGTTGGCCGACGAGATTTCGCCCGACAGCTGCCGCCTTTGGGACGTCGAAACCCACGAAAAACTGGACAAGGACCGGTTCCGCCACGATATGGGCGGGCTGCTGGAAGCCTATCAGGAAGTGGCACGCCGTCTCGGCATCATCAATGAAAACGAACCCGTTCGCGGCACCGGCCCGGTTCTGGTCAAGTAG
- a CDS encoding tannase/feruloyl esterase family alpha/beta hydrolase, with protein sequence MSIFAVRSAVFTALIFPLFMYASGAYAAVTCGDISNSGGHPPELTITEAKSVSGNAEMPRSHCLIQGELAAHQGIDGRAYAIHFEMRLPDDWNGRFVHQFNGGNDGKVLAATGPLLGGNKADNALSRGYAVVSSDAGHDEAAFSDKGLAGSAAFGFDPVARQDYGYSAVAKLNPLAMQLVEQYYGQKIAFRYGIGGSNGGRHALMAATRLPEQFDGLLVGYPGFNLPKAALQHAWDVQSWAKVDQDIAKAFSPADMALLAKGILSACDALDGRVDGVVGNADACQSRFNLASLACKAEKQPDCLSQNQIAALRASHAGPKNSKGHALYSNWDWDPGMGSANWRLWKLQSPVAAWGGKPIIAVMGAGSLAQIFTTPPVPVNGTPEDLQKFLLDFDFDRDAPKIFAKSGPFTESAADFMIPPGSANPHLKAFKAAGHKMIVFHGNADPVFSVLDTVKWYRKLDSNNGRKAGDFVKFYRIPGMPHGAGGPSYDDFDFFTPLVAWVEKGAAPGPVSAGITKDNKEASALTPGRYLYCPYPLVTHYDQAAAGSDAVHFKCR encoded by the coding sequence ATGTCAATATTTGCTGTGCGGAGTGCCGTGTTTACGGCTCTGATTTTTCCATTATTTATGTATGCATCGGGCGCCTATGCCGCCGTCACATGCGGCGATATCAGCAATAGCGGCGGGCATCCGCCCGAATTGACCATAACTGAGGCAAAATCCGTTTCTGGCAATGCCGAGATGCCGCGCAGCCATTGCCTGATCCAGGGGGAGCTGGCGGCTCACCAGGGTATTGACGGCAGAGCCTATGCCATCCACTTCGAAATGCGGCTTCCGGACGATTGGAATGGCCGTTTCGTCCATCAGTTCAACGGAGGCAATGACGGCAAGGTTTTGGCCGCCACCGGCCCGTTGCTTGGCGGCAACAAGGCGGACAATGCGCTCAGCCGTGGCTATGCGGTGGTCTCCAGCGATGCCGGTCATGACGAGGCGGCTTTTTCCGATAAAGGGCTCGCCGGTTCAGCTGCCTTTGGCTTCGACCCGGTCGCCCGCCAGGATTATGGCTACAGTGCCGTCGCCAAGCTCAATCCTTTGGCCATGCAACTGGTGGAACAGTATTATGGACAAAAGATTGCCTTTCGCTACGGCATCGGTGGCTCGAATGGTGGCCGCCATGCGCTGATGGCCGCCACAAGGCTGCCGGAGCAATTTGATGGTCTGCTGGTCGGCTATCCTGGTTTCAATTTGCCCAAGGCTGCTCTTCAGCATGCCTGGGACGTGCAGTCCTGGGCCAAGGTCGATCAGGATATCGCCAAAGCCTTTTCTCCCGCCGACATGGCGCTTCTTGCTAAGGGCATTCTTTCCGCCTGCGATGCCTTGGATGGTCGGGTCGATGGGGTTGTCGGCAATGCGGATGCCTGCCAGAGCCGTTTCAATCTCGCCTCCCTAGCCTGCAAGGCTGAAAAACAGCCGGATTGTCTTAGCCAGAACCAGATCGCCGCGCTTCGTGCCAGCCATGCAGGCCCGAAAAACAGCAAGGGCCATGCGCTGTACAGCAATTGGGATTGGGACCCGGGCATGGGGTCTGCCAATTGGCGTCTTTGGAAATTGCAGAGTCCTGTTGCCGCTTGGGGCGGCAAACCGATCATTGCTGTGATGGGGGCGGGTTCGCTGGCTCAGATCTTCACCACGCCGCCCGTGCCGGTTAATGGAACGCCGGAGGATCTGCAAAAGTTTTTGCTCGACTTTGATTTCGACCGGGATGCGCCGAAGATTTTTGCAAAATCAGGCCCGTTCACGGAATCCGCTGCAGATTTCATGATACCGCCCGGTAGCGCCAATCCGCATTTGAAGGCATTTAAAGCGGCGGGCCACAAGATGATTGTTTTTCATGGCAATGCCGATCCGGTATTTTCAGTGCTCGATACGGTCAAATGGTATCGCAAACTCGACAGTAATAACGGTCGCAAGGCGGGTGATTTCGTCAAATTCTACCGTATTCCCGGCATGCCACACGGGGCGGGTGGCCCCTCATACGACGATTTCGATTTCTTCACACCGCTTGTCGCCTGGGTGGAGAAGGGCGCGGCACCCGGTCCGGTATCAGCAGGGATCACCAAGGACAACAAGGAGGCGTCAGCACTGACGCCAGGGCGCTATCTTTACTGCCCCTATCCCCTGGTTACTCATTACGATCAAGCCGCCGCTGGCTCGGATGCTGTCCACTTCAAATGCCGTTAA
- a CDS encoding glutathione S-transferase family protein, protein MTEQVVLYTNPMSRGRIVRWMLEEIGQPYQTELVAYGPAMKAADYTTINPLGKVPAIRHGKTVVTETPAILAYLADAFPEAGLAPDLGNRGNYYRWLFFTAGPVEAAVIGQACGFAVPDERRGMVGYGSIDTMMDVVASAIAAGPYIAGESFSAADLYLASHLSFSLRVNSVPARPVFTDYIARMTDRDAYRRASEIDAEAQAAATA, encoded by the coding sequence ATGACCGAGCAAGTCGTTTTATACACCAATCCCATGTCCAGAGGACGCATCGTTCGCTGGATGCTGGAGGAGATCGGCCAACCCTATCAGACCGAACTGGTCGCCTATGGTCCCGCGATGAAGGCGGCTGACTACACCACCATCAACCCGCTGGGGAAAGTCCCGGCTATCCGCCACGGCAAAACGGTGGTGACGGAAACGCCAGCCATTCTTGCCTATCTGGCCGATGCTTTTCCTGAGGCAGGCCTTGCCCCTGATCTTGGCAACCGCGGCAACTATTATCGCTGGCTATTCTTCACTGCAGGTCCGGTGGAAGCCGCCGTCATTGGCCAGGCCTGTGGCTTTGCCGTCCCCGATGAACGCCGCGGTATGGTTGGCTATGGCAGTATCGATACCATGATGGATGTGGTTGCTTCGGCAATTGCCGCGGGCCCGTATATCGCTGGCGAAAGCTTTAGCGCTGCCGATCTTTATCTTGCATCGCATCTGTCCTTCTCGTTGAGGGTCAACAGCGTGCCAGCACGTCCGGTCTTTACCGATTACATTGCCCGGATGACCGATCGCGATGCCTACCGCCGTGCGAGCGAAATCGACGCCGAAGCCCAGGCAGCAGCCACCGCATGA
- a CDS encoding MlaD family protein gives METKANYTIVGLFTLLVILAAFGFVYWMAEYGRGGPMSPLTIRIPGSANGLSVGSPVRFNGIQIGSVVSLSIDRDDPAFSIAETQVQQDAPIRSNTKAALEVQGLTGAAYVEMSGGVGGDDLLKKAQETGKTAVLVADQSSLTNLLATADKIMKRADDAIANVQGFVADARGPLTNTMRNAETFSKALADNADGIDTFLKSVSALSDTITGLSGRLDSTLAAAEDLLKAVDRNKVNQILTNAETFTGKIADASDKVGVAVDNFSATAKTFNDFGVKAEGTLGQVNALIAAIDTQKVSRVVDDVSVAVTDARSAAANVQSVTETFKDRKPDIDQAISDFTQLSNRLNNASTRVDGILAKVDALLGSDDTNSLSAEAKRTLQSIRAVADNLNQKIGPIADNLSKFSSSGLKDIQTLVNDTRSTVKNLDDTISNFDRDPQRLIFGGDNVKQYDGRTRR, from the coding sequence ATGGAAACCAAAGCAAATTACACCATCGTCGGCTTGTTCACGCTTCTTGTGATCCTTGCGGCATTTGGTTTTGTCTACTGGATGGCCGAATATGGCCGTGGTGGTCCAATGTCACCACTGACCATCCGCATCCCTGGCTCCGCCAATGGTCTGAGCGTCGGCTCTCCGGTGCGTTTCAACGGCATCCAGATCGGCTCGGTCGTTTCCTTGAGCATCGACCGTGATGATCCGGCCTTTTCCATCGCTGAGACACAGGTGCAGCAGGATGCGCCTATTCGCTCCAATACCAAGGCGGCGCTTGAGGTTCAGGGCCTGACCGGTGCTGCCTATGTCGAAATGTCGGGGGGCGTTGGTGGCGACGATTTGCTGAAGAAAGCCCAGGAGACCGGCAAGACAGCGGTCCTGGTGGCCGATCAGTCCAGCCTGACCAATCTTCTGGCGACGGCTGACAAGATCATGAAGCGCGCCGATGATGCTATTGCCAATGTTCAGGGCTTCGTCGCCGATGCGCGCGGGCCGTTGACGAATACGATGCGCAATGCTGAAACTTTTTCCAAGGCTCTGGCTGACAATGCCGATGGTATCGACACCTTCCTGAAGAGCGTCAGCGCGCTTTCCGATACGATTACAGGTCTCTCCGGGCGGCTTGATTCGACACTTGCCGCAGCCGAAGACCTGCTGAAGGCAGTGGACCGCAACAAGGTCAACCAGATCCTGACCAATGCCGAAACCTTTACCGGCAAGATTGCCGATGCCTCCGACAAAGTCGGCGTCGCCGTCGACAATTTTTCGGCGACGGCAAAGACCTTCAACGATTTCGGTGTGAAGGCTGAAGGAACGCTAGGACAGGTCAACGCGCTGATTGCCGCGATCGATACGCAGAAGGTCTCGCGCGTCGTGGATGATGTTTCGGTGGCCGTTACCGACGCCCGCAGTGCTGCTGCCAATGTCCAATCGGTGACCGAGACCTTCAAGGATCGTAAACCGGATATCGACCAGGCCATCAGCGACTTTACCCAGCTTTCCAACCGGTTGAACAACGCCTCGACCAGGGTTGATGGTATTCTGGCCAAGGTCGACGCGCTGCTGGGCTCCGACGACACCAATTCTCTTTCGGCTGAGGCCAAGCGCACGCTTCAGTCCATTCGCGCCGTGGCTGACAATCTCAACCAGAAGATCGGCCCGATTGCCGACAACCTGTCGAAATTCTCGTCTTCGGGCCTGAAGGACATTCAGACGCTGGTCAACGATACGCGCAGCACCGTGAAGAACCTGGATGACACGATCAGCAATTTTGACCGCGATCCGCAACGGCTGATCTTCGGTGGCGACAACGTCAAGCAATATGATGGGCGGACAAGACGGTGA
- a CDS encoding DUF1127 domain-containing protein yields MVMVTIDTIILRGTDVAGNAQSSNHHGSGLRGPVWRLLENIGTVRGRLKRWQVTRRTRKDLTDLDTHLLHDIGISRDEARLEMRKSIYLHWRAELLPPHHHAPIKFPML; encoded by the coding sequence ATGGTGATGGTGACAATAGATACAATTATCTTGCGGGGCACGGATGTTGCTGGCAATGCCCAGTCAAGTAATCATCACGGCAGTGGTTTGCGTGGTCCTGTATGGCGGCTCTTGGAAAATATCGGGACGGTGAGGGGACGTCTGAAGCGGTGGCAGGTTACGCGCCGGACCCGAAAGGACCTTACGGATCTGGATACGCATCTGTTGCACGATATCGGCATATCGCGTGACGAAGCCCGCCTGGAAATGCGTAAGTCTATTTATCTTCACTGGAGGGCTGAACTTTTGCCACCGCATCATCATGCGCCGATCAAGTTCCCCATGCTGTAG
- the purQ gene encoding phosphoribosylformylglycinamidine synthase subunit PurQ: MKSAVVQLPGLNRDRDMIAALTKISGTPPVTIWQTETEIPDVDLIVIPGGFSYGDYLRCGAIAARMPVMQAIKAKADQGVKVLGVCNGFQILLEAGMLPGALMRNASLKFVCREVKLEVVNDDTDFSRAYAAGQIIRCPVAHHDGNYFADPDTLQSIEGNGQVVFRYAEGTNPNGSLNNIAGVINANGNVLGMMPHPENLIEAAHGGNDGRGLFASALDVVAAA, encoded by the coding sequence ATGAAATCCGCCGTTGTTCAACTGCCCGGCCTGAACCGTGACCGCGATATGATCGCGGCTCTGACCAAGATTTCCGGCACCCCACCCGTCACCATCTGGCAGACGGAAACCGAAATTCCGGATGTCGACCTCATCGTCATTCCCGGCGGCTTTTCCTATGGCGACTACCTGCGTTGCGGCGCCATTGCCGCGCGCATGCCGGTCATGCAGGCCATCAAGGCCAAAGCCGATCAAGGCGTCAAGGTTCTCGGTGTCTGCAACGGTTTCCAAATCCTGCTGGAAGCCGGCATGCTGCCAGGCGCGCTGATGCGCAATGCGTCGTTGAAATTTGTCTGCCGCGAAGTGAAGCTGGAAGTCGTCAATGACGATACAGATTTCTCCCGCGCTTATGCTGCAGGCCAGATCATCCGCTGCCCGGTCGCCCATCACGACGGCAATTATTTTGCTGACCCCGACACACTGCAATCCATCGAAGGCAATGGCCAGGTGGTGTTTCGCTACGCCGAAGGCACCAATCCAAATGGCTCTCTCAACAATATTGCTGGCGTGATCAACGCCAATGGCAATGTGCTGGGCATGATGCCGCATCCGGAAAACCTGATCGAAGCCGCCCATGGCGGCAATGACGGTCGGGGCCTGTTTGCGTCCGCTCTCGACGTCGTCGCCGCAGCCTGA
- a CDS encoding ABC-type transport auxiliary lipoprotein family protein: protein MGYSLAVLRPMAVLRAACALSILGVMLAGCGTSPNDTYDLASIRAATTTQSAQKRQVLVADPTALKVLDSDMIVVRVSGTEMQYLAKSQWSDKLPRMVQSKLVEAFENTGKLGGVGKPGQGLAIDYQLLSDIRTFEVEAGGIRRANVEISVKLLNDRNGSVISQKVFSASVPARGGDNQALVNALSQAFAKVSGDIVNWTLTTI from the coding sequence ATGGGGTATTCTTTAGCGGTTCTGCGTCCAATGGCGGTGTTGCGCGCCGCTTGTGCCCTGTCCATTCTCGGCGTGATGCTGGCGGGCTGCGGCACGTCGCCGAATGACACATATGATCTGGCCAGTATCCGTGCCGCCACCACGACCCAATCTGCTCAGAAACGGCAGGTTCTGGTTGCCGATCCGACCGCGCTGAAAGTGCTCGACAGCGACATGATCGTGGTGCGGGTGTCCGGTACGGAAATGCAATATCTGGCCAAGTCGCAATGGAGCGACAAGCTGCCACGTATGGTGCAGTCAAAACTGGTCGAGGCTTTCGAAAATACCGGTAAGCTCGGCGGCGTAGGCAAGCCGGGGCAGGGCCTGGCAATCGATTATCAATTGCTTTCCGATATCAGGACCTTCGAGGTCGAGGCTGGCGGTATTCGCCGGGCCAATGTCGAGATTTCCGTCAAGCTGCTCAATGACCGCAATGGCAGTGTGATTTCCCAGAAGGTGTTTTCCGCCAGCGTTCCCGCCCGTGGCGGCGATAATCAGGCGCTTGTCAACGCTCTGTCGCAGGCTTTCGCCAAGGTTAGCGGCGATATCGTCAACTGGACGCTGACGACGATCTGA
- a CDS encoding PLP-dependent aminotransferase family protein, translating into MVTHWLPDLSTAEGPLYIRIADRAEADIKTGRLSSGAKLPPQRDLAFDLKVTIGTITRAYALLRERGLVTGEVGRGTYVQSSLAESETDIHRDPVTLTYGGTRTLSPPPGKLRFDTTAAIDVGQADIIGRLMTDIARDQPDEIASYTRTLLPDWLEAGRRWLSNGDWSPEAANIVPQMGVHAGVNAVIAAISGTGDRIVCEHLTYSQIARSASLMGRQIALVDSDHDGIMPEDFERVCAREHPKAAFIMSSGQNPTLSCLPLSRRLEIIDIARRYNVWLIEDYIYGALVDDGIPLLAQLAPDRTFLLNSLSKSVAAGVRGGWVACPDHMSQRVRVTQKMVCGGLPFLLAELSARLVLSGAADDIRGRVLEELSAREQIVRQLFEGYEFRSHPRLPYFWLKLPEPWLSGTFKQAALDQGVLIDDEDEFKPARSSRVFHHIRAGFSEGRDRSIAEGGLITLRRILDQIPVGSNAVM; encoded by the coding sequence ATGGTAACACATTGGCTCCCCGACCTTTCGACAGCAGAGGGTCCGCTTTATATCAGGATTGCGGATCGGGCAGAGGCGGATATCAAGACCGGCAGGTTGTCGTCCGGCGCAAAGCTGCCGCCGCAGCGGGATCTTGCCTTTGATTTGAAGGTAACAATCGGGACAATTACCCGTGCCTATGCGCTATTGCGGGAACGTGGGCTGGTGACCGGTGAAGTCGGGCGCGGCACTTACGTCCAGTCAAGCCTGGCCGAGAGCGAAACCGATATTCATCGCGACCCGGTTACCCTCACCTATGGCGGCACGCGAACGCTGTCGCCGCCGCCGGGCAAGCTGCGTTTTGACACCACCGCTGCCATCGATGTCGGCCAGGCGGACATTATCGGCCGTTTGATGACAGATATTGCCCGCGATCAACCGGACGAGATCGCCAGCTACACCCGGACCCTGCTACCGGACTGGCTGGAAGCGGGCCGCCGCTGGCTATCGAATGGCGACTGGAGCCCAGAGGCTGCCAATATCGTTCCACAGATGGGTGTACATGCCGGAGTGAATGCGGTGATCGCCGCGATCAGCGGCACCGGTGACCGGATCGTTTGCGAACACCTGACCTATTCACAGATTGCCCGTAGCGCCTCGCTGATGGGTCGCCAGATTGCGTTGGTGGATTCAGACCATGACGGCATCATGCCGGAGGACTTTGAACGGGTCTGCGCACGCGAGCACCCAAAGGCAGCCTTCATCATGTCATCGGGCCAAAATCCGACGCTATCCTGCCTGCCCCTGTCACGGCGGCTGGAGATCATCGACATCGCCCGCCGTTATAATGTCTGGCTGATCGAGGATTACATTTATGGAGCGCTGGTCGACGATGGCATTCCCTTGCTGGCCCAACTGGCGCCAGACAGGACATTTCTGCTCAACAGCCTGTCTAAATCCGTGGCGGCCGGGGTGCGCGGCGGCTGGGTCGCCTGCCCTGACCATATGAGCCAGCGCGTCCGCGTCACCCAGAAAATGGTCTGCGGCGGCCTGCCCTTCTTGCTGGCGGAACTATCGGCGCGCCTGGTTCTGTCGGGGGCTGCCGACGATATTCGCGGGCGGGTGCTGGAAGAGCTTTCGGCTCGGGAACAGATTGTCCGGCAGTTGTTCGAAGGTTACGAATTCCGCTCGCATCCACGCCTGCCGTATTTCTGGCTGAAACTGCCGGAGCCATGGCTCTCTGGCACATTCAAGCAGGCCGCACTGGACCAGGGCGTGTTGATCGACGATGAGGATGAGTTCAAACCGGCCCGTTCATCGCGGGTCTTCCACCATATCCGCGCTGGCTTCAGCGAAGGGCGGGATCGAAGCATCGCCGAAGGTGGCCTGATCACGCTCAGACGGATTCTCGACCAGATCCCGGTCGGCAGCAACGCCGTCATGTAA
- the purS gene encoding phosphoribosylformylglycinamidine synthase subunit PurS, translating to MIKARVTVTLKNGVLDPQGKAIEGALGALGFGGVNHVRQGKVFDLSLDTADKAAAEAELKAMCEKLLANTVIENYAISID from the coding sequence GTGATTAAGGCTCGCGTCACCGTTACGTTGAAAAACGGCGTTCTGGACCCGCAAGGCAAGGCTATCGAAGGAGCGCTCGGCGCGCTCGGCTTCGGTGGCGTCAACCATGTCCGCCAGGGCAAGGTTTTCGACCTGTCGCTCGATACCGCCGACAAGGCCGCAGCAGAAGCGGAATTGAAAGCCATGTGCGAAAAGCTGCTGGCCAATACCGTGATCGAAAATTACGCGATCTCGATCGATTGA